The proteins below come from a single Biomphalaria glabrata chromosome 10, xgBioGlab47.1, whole genome shotgun sequence genomic window:
- the LOC106069602 gene encoding ETS-related transcription factor Elf-3-like, translating to MPSASPLYTYSSVYTEPQTPYVLSGEIRNNETDCIRSTSTANSVSSNNHNNITNSNHHCPGSNANLYNMDLKNGNGFSGTSEYDPVKYLSAMAEQSLTGNFTRSLFSSSCGNRDSHSTSGNMYTNIEHYDRGAFSSLSSSSSIASSSPPLSPASSCFAYPNTSDPGSSNDFLTNDNASYHVTSQTNPNQPSNFLRNDSPFGQSSTSSNQSIVGFTESRTACKKSYPSCPSEQALLDSDRLLSWTRHHPENWSSSDVLDWIFFVAQERGLDMQDFRGENFQNLTGAQLCQMGLGDFTQLEPRFGRIIYEMLKNLLCGVSFRKPLEPDQMSTQCEPMSPFSSSPCPPTKSRSSLQGYSHTSYHGVETDVNSNGIAQNETSFFKQEKCTNLQSDIDITSYDFDLDDTPCLASSQCSDQYQNEYGMYPMQYPPQDTPPMRTPCCYPTPPFTAQLPRRRPGRPRVKGLIEEERATKDKKVKNQHLWEFIYETLMNPAYNPQFLRWENQRDGVFRFVQSEAVAQLWGGRKNNENMTYEKLSRAMRHYYRRGILERVEGRRLVYKFSLKAMERVRENRHH from the exons ATGCCTTCAGCAAGTCCGTTATATACG TATTCCAGTGTCTACACTGAGCCGCAGACCCCGTATGTTTTGTCTGGGGAGATCAGAAACAATGAAACAGACTGCATCCGCTCCACCAGCACAGCCAACTCCGTCAGCAGCAATAATCACAACAACATCACCAACAGCAACCACCACTGCCCAGGCAGCAACGCGAATCTCTACAACATGGATCTCAAAAATGGCAACGGCTTCTCTGGCACTTCCGAGTATGACCCTGTCAAGTACTTGAGCGCTATGGCTGAGCAGTCCCTCACCGGGAACTTCACGCGGTCCCTCTTCTCCTCCAGCTGCGGGAACCGCGATTCCCATTCGACATCAGGGAACATGTACACAAACATTGAACACTACGACAGAGGCGCATTCTCGTCCTTATCCTCCTCTTCCTCGATAGCCTCTTCGTCTCCGCCTCTGTCTCCCGCTTCTTCGTGCTTTGCATATCCAAACACGTCGGATCCGGGCTCCTCCAACGACTTTTTAACCAATGACAATGCAAGCTACCACGTGACTTCGCAGACCAATCCAAACCAGCCTAGCAACTTTTTGAGAAATGACAGCCCGTTCGGGCAGAGCTCTACAAGTAGTAATCAATCAATAGTAGGATTTACTGAATCTAGAACTGCATGCAAAAAGAGTTATCCTTCATGTCCATCAGAGCAAGCCCTATTAG ACAGTGATCGCTTGCTAAGTTGGACGCGGCATCACCCGGAGAACTGGTCCAGTAGTGACGTCCTCGACTGGATATTTTTTGTGGCTCAAGAGAGAGGTCTGGACATGCAGGACTTCAGGGGAGAAAACTTTCAAAATCTGACCGGTGCTCAACTCTGTCAAATGGGGCTAGGGGACTTCACTCAGCTTGAACCAAGGTTCGGCAGAATTATCTATGAGATGCTGAAGAATCTACTATGCGGAG TTTCGTTCAGGAAACCTTTGGAACCTGACCAGATGTCTACGCAGTGCGAGCCCATGTCTCCATTCTCTTCATCACCTTGCCCGCCTACTAAATCCCGTAGTAGTCTTCAGGGCTACTCACACACCAGCTACCACGGCGTAGAAACGGACGTCAATAGTAATG gtATTGCACAAAACGAGACTTCCTTCTTCAAGCAAGAGAAATGTACCAATTTGCAAAGTGATATCGATATAACTTCATATGATTTCGACTTGGACGATACTCCGTGTTTAGCGAGCTCGCAATGCTCAG ATCAGTACCAGAATGAGTATGGAATGTACCCTATGCAGTACCCTCCACAAGATACGCCTCCGATGCGAACTCCCTGTTGCTACCCTACCCCACCTTTCACTGCTCAGCTTCCCAGAAGACGACCTGGTCGACCTCGGGTCAAAGGTCTTATAGAGGAGGAAAGGGCCACTAAAGATAAGAAAG TCAAGAATCAGCACCTGTGGGAGTTTATCTACGAGACACTGATGAACCCCGCGTACAACCCTCAGTTCTTGAGATGGGAGAATCAAAGAGATGGCGTCTTCAGATTCGTCCAATCAGAGGCCGTGGCTCAGTTGTGGGGCGGAAGGAAGAACAACGAGAACATGACGTATGAAAAACTCAGCCGAGCCATGAG ACATTACTACCGAAGAGGTATACTTGAAAGAGTGGAAGGGAGACGACTCGTGTACAAGTTTTCGCTCAAAGCCATGGAGCGGGTGCGGGAAAACAGACACCACTAA